One window of Flavobacteriales bacterium genomic DNA carries:
- a CDS encoding PglZ domain-containing protein: MQKIRILWADDEIDLLKPHIMFLEQKGYEVDTVTNGDDALDQIDESSYDIVFLDENMPGLTGLETLTEIKEKEANLPVVMITKSEEEYIMEDAIGQKISDYLIKPVNPNQILLSIKRNLDAKRLVSEKTQINYQQEFRKIGMELMDLRNHEDWSEMYKKLVGWELRMDELDESGMQEILQTQKTEANHLFSKFIEDEYEGWLNDANTDRPVLSHELLRKYLIPQLSPERSTYLFVIDNLRYDQWKVLAPILSEYFAVEEEHLYYSILPTATQFARNALFSGLMPREIHKRYPEWWVHDNEEGAKNGHEDDLLGELLKRSGKDYKFSYHKVLRLDYGKRLASNLKNLQQNALNVIVYNFVDMLSHAKTDMDMIKELADDDKAYRSLTLSWFRNSPLLEMLRDLANTDARVFITTDHGTINVGEPTKVVGDREVNTNLRYKQGKNLSYEGKDAYAVSDPECIGLPKPNVSTKYLFAKDDLFFAYPNNYNHYVKYYRNTYQHGGISLEEVLVPFVELRAK, from the coding sequence GAGTCGAGCTACGACATCGTTTTTCTCGATGAGAATATGCCCGGATTAACGGGACTCGAAACCTTGACGGAGATCAAGGAGAAAGAGGCTAATCTCCCAGTGGTGATGATCACAAAGAGTGAAGAAGAATACATCATGGAGGACGCCATTGGCCAAAAGATCTCAGACTACCTCATTAAACCGGTAAATCCGAATCAAATTCTTTTGAGCATCAAAAGAAATCTCGACGCCAAAAGGTTGGTCAGTGAAAAAACACAGATCAACTACCAACAGGAATTTCGCAAGATCGGAATGGAGCTGATGGATCTCCGCAACCATGAAGATTGGAGCGAGATGTACAAAAAGCTGGTTGGCTGGGAGCTCCGCATGGATGAGCTCGACGAAAGCGGCATGCAGGAAATACTGCAAACGCAAAAGACCGAAGCCAACCACCTGTTCAGTAAATTCATTGAGGACGAATACGAAGGCTGGCTCAACGATGCCAATACAGACCGTCCCGTTCTCAGTCATGAGCTTTTGAGAAAATACCTCATTCCACAGCTGAGCCCGGAGCGCTCGACCTATTTATTCGTGATCGACAACTTGCGCTACGACCAATGGAAGGTGTTGGCACCCATCTTGAGTGAGTACTTCGCCGTAGAAGAAGAACACCTCTATTACTCTATTCTGCCCACGGCCACGCAGTTCGCCCGGAATGCTCTTTTCTCCGGACTCATGCCCAGGGAGATCCACAAACGATACCCCGAATGGTGGGTTCACGATAATGAGGAAGGCGCTAAGAACGGACACGAGGACGACCTTTTGGGCGAGTTGTTAAAGCGCAGTGGAAAAGACTACAAGTTCAGCTATCACAAGGTGCTGAGGCTCGACTACGGAAAAAGGCTCGCATCGAACCTCAAAAATTTACAACAAAACGCCTTGAACGTGATCGTGTACAACTTCGTGGACATGCTTTCGCATGCTAAGACGGACATGGACATGATCAAGGAATTGGCCGATGACGACAAGGCGTATCGATCCCTGACTTTGAGCTGGTTCCGAAATTCGCCCCTTCTGGAAATGTTGCGCGATCTGGCCAATACCGATGCTCGCGTATTCATTACCACCGATCACGGAACCATTAATGTTGGTGAGCCAACCAAGGTAGTTGGTGATCGCGAGGTCAACACGAATTTGAGGTACAAGCAAGGTAAGAACCTATCCTACGAAGGCAAGGACGCGTATGCGGTCAGTGATCCGGAGTGTATTGGGCTGCCAAAGCCGAATGTGAGCACCAAGTATTTGTTCGCCAAGGATGATCTGTTCTTCGCATATCCGAACAACTACAATCACTACGTAAAATACTACCGAAACACCTACCAACACGGTGGCATTTCATTGGAAGAGGTATTGGTTCCATTCGTTGAACTCAGAGCAAAATGA
- the tsaE gene encoding tRNA (adenosine(37)-N6)-threonylcarbamoyltransferase complex ATPase subunit type 1 TsaE, with amino-acid sequence MRFEVRDESELLNVAEKILDQTPYPLMAFYGEMGAGKTTLIKAFCLVLNCAEEASSPTFRIVNEYLSGNGEPVYHFDFYRLDDAEEALDFGIEEYWDSGHLCLMEWPECVMAFLPQAVTVIRIEVVNSTRIIEMET; translated from the coding sequence ATGAGGTTCGAGGTCCGGGACGAGTCCGAGTTACTGAATGTCGCTGAGAAAATTCTGGACCAGACGCCGTATCCACTCATGGCATTCTACGGCGAAATGGGTGCCGGAAAAACGACCTTGATCAAGGCATTTTGCCTTGTCTTGAACTGCGCAGAAGAAGCCAGTAGCCCTACTTTTAGAATTGTGAACGAGTACCTAAGTGGTAACGGGGAACCGGTATATCATTTTGATTTTTACCGCCTGGACGACGCGGAAGAAGCGTTGGACTTCGGAATTGAAGAGTATTGGGATAGCGGTCATCTATGCCTGATGGAATGGCCGGAGTGCGTGATGGCCTTCCTGCCGCAGGCAGTAACAGTAATTCGGATAGAAGTCGTAAATTCTACACGGATTATTGAAATGGAGACGTAA
- a CDS encoding alanine dehydrogenase has translation MAGNQPQFLSFSSETLLPQEERLEVGRKKKDLFIGIPKETEYMERRIALAPDAVEVLVRNGHRVRVETGAGADASFSDQDYSDSGAEICYEPKKIFEAQTILKVHPPTLKEIELLHSKQTLISALQLKIQDDRYFKALMNKHVSAIAFDYMMDDDGIMPVVRSMSEIAGNTAILIAAELMSNANNGKGLMLGGISGVGPTDVVILGAGTVGEFACRAAIGLGAQVKVFDKSLTRLRRLQNDLHQRIATSVVQPKVLEKALKRTDVVIGAIRADEGRTPCIVTEEMVQQMKAGSVVVDVSIDQGGCFETSEITTHEKPTYRKYDVIHYGVPNIASRVARTASLSLSNIFMPILMSAGEQGGIDAMLRFNKGLRHGLYMYNGVLTNKGIGEWYKLPWKNLDLLLAAL, from the coding sequence ATGGCAGGAAACCAACCCCAATTCCTCAGTTTTTCATCGGAAACGTTGTTGCCGCAGGAGGAGAGGCTCGAGGTCGGGCGCAAGAAGAAGGATCTTTTTATCGGTATTCCGAAGGAGACCGAATACATGGAGCGGCGAATTGCTTTGGCTCCCGATGCCGTGGAGGTATTGGTGCGAAATGGCCATCGGGTTCGCGTGGAGACAGGGGCGGGTGCCGATGCCAGTTTTAGCGATCAGGACTACAGCGATTCGGGGGCCGAGATTTGCTACGAACCGAAGAAGATCTTTGAGGCTCAGACCATCCTGAAGGTACATCCGCCCACTTTAAAGGAGATCGAACTACTACACAGCAAGCAAACGCTCATAAGCGCTTTGCAGCTGAAGATCCAAGACGATCGCTATTTCAAGGCCCTGATGAACAAGCACGTTTCGGCTATTGCCTTTGACTATATGATGGACGATGACGGTATTATGCCAGTGGTGCGCTCCATGAGTGAGATCGCGGGGAATACGGCCATCTTGATCGCGGCGGAGCTTATGAGCAATGCCAACAACGGAAAGGGCTTGATGTTGGGAGGAATCAGCGGTGTGGGTCCGACCGATGTGGTGATCCTCGGCGCCGGTACGGTTGGCGAATTCGCATGCCGTGCCGCCATTGGACTGGGTGCTCAGGTAAAGGTTTTTGATAAAAGTTTGACGCGCTTGCGTCGCCTTCAAAACGACCTTCATCAACGTATCGCCACGAGCGTGGTACAGCCAAAGGTTTTGGAAAAGGCCCTCAAGCGGACCGATGTGGTGATCGGGGCCATTAGGGCCGACGAGGGGCGAACCCCGTGTATCGTTACCGAAGAAATGGTTCAGCAAATGAAGGCCGGTTCGGTCGTGGTCGATGTAAGCATTGACCAAGGCGGTTGTTTCGAGACCTCGGAGATCACTACCCACGAGAAACCAACCTATCGAAAGTACGACGTGATCCACTACGGTGTGCCGAACATTGCGAGTCGTGTGGCTCGCACGGCCAGCCTGAGTTTGAGCAATATATTCATGCCCATTCTCATGAGTGCCGGGGAGCAAGGTGGAATCGACGCCATGCTCCGATTCAATAAAGGATTGCGTCACGGGCTCTACATGTACAATGGGGTTCTCACGAACAAGGGCATTGGCGAATGGTACAAACTTCCTTGGAAGAACCTCGACCTTTTGCTCGCCGCACTGTAA
- a CDS encoding tetratricopeptide repeat protein, translated as MTIYRFLLCMFLMFTGGQVFAQYMLDGNIYTGSELIRTGIQSYDEGEYEEALELFNMINPGDSSYTRARYEAMLTYNALEDYETAVMIGMEEIHKESDEPNIYQLTGSCLDELERYDEAREIFEIGIKRYPENAMIRLNYATSFEMTDEYEKALEIYQDLLRRNPMFASGHRRLGDLCTREGRITQAMICYTTALVFELDASVSFPLVVRMDELAQMAYDEYGTSDQTSVEPEYERVDRLLESQVAQNRQYKSGAKTVFPITEAIHLTINEVAKLPKSNGFWGDYYHDFVELMAAEKYKLLSLLTINSSGLESIQKQVNKNTNKLVELRTRLANEFISMHEVYPVEVNGEMIDMTTRFDGQSDYVIARGELDRDGTMNGYWQYFYRDGALLSESQFIDGKPDGDLIFYRKYHDTLRIQHFEDQELNGEWKEFYPNGVISISSMYRDGKKHGPEKEYYPNGSLQSEVEAVDGTYDGEVTEYFAFGQIEYIYARDMGVFQGKFEEFYADSSLYLEFDVTDNYINGKRLQYAYNGQLVDQQVYIDGKSNGPFTTYYSTGEKRSEGRAADDEYEGVIDNFDVFGKLISKESYSGGEQDGVSQYFRGDGSLYCKQEHKEGALQTLVFFDENEEVINRYNTGRRQVEVSILDENGEVISQGLFENGKRTGTWEFFEDGVLSSIGNYRDGELEGEYIEYHSNGMVASRHSNSEGSAEGPGSKYYVHGVLADSGLYRGGDKQGEWRSYYPDGSLSSVGWYEDGKVYGFNESYWPNGNIKEEWLYEEDRLNGLISYDTLGSPIDTSKLSHGDGLLTGYYSNGKPSLEYEIINGGTHGRSATYYPNEQIQLKVDQLSNSNHGALTFYNPMGEIESTAENVLGRRSGERITYYPSRKVEETATYLDNVVHGPTTEYHSNGQEFRTRNFVLGRPHGENTWYAPTGEIMYIKHYYEGVFVGYQYEKSPGVLSDTIWMENESGKVVCYYANSQVSLESEYKFGSNVGEIKAYHPDGSLMYSKKCDGYGLWQGVSEDYYPNGNIRMRKNYKDGVEHGLIEFFYENGQPYIKRTEYYGYTHGEKIYYDMQGNKVITLYFVMNEIVGYENH; from the coding sequence ATGACAATTTATCGCTTTTTGCTGTGCATGTTCCTCATGTTCACGGGAGGGCAGGTCTTTGCCCAGTACATGTTAGACGGGAATATATACACCGGTTCGGAGCTTATTAGAACCGGAATCCAATCCTACGACGAAGGAGAATATGAAGAAGCTCTGGAGCTCTTCAACATGATCAATCCCGGAGACTCATCTTACACACGGGCTCGTTATGAGGCCATGCTAACTTACAATGCACTAGAGGATTATGAAACGGCCGTCATGATCGGTATGGAGGAGATCCATAAAGAAAGTGATGAACCCAACATCTATCAACTCACCGGCTCTTGTTTGGATGAACTTGAGCGGTACGATGAAGCACGGGAGATCTTTGAGATCGGCATCAAACGCTATCCTGAAAATGCAATGATTCGGTTGAATTATGCGACGTCGTTCGAAATGACCGATGAATACGAAAAAGCCTTGGAGATCTACCAAGACCTCCTTCGCCGCAATCCCATGTTTGCCTCTGGCCATCGACGTCTGGGTGACCTGTGTACTCGAGAGGGTCGCATTACTCAAGCTATGATTTGTTACACAACGGCCTTGGTATTTGAGTTAGACGCATCGGTGTCTTTCCCCTTGGTGGTGCGCATGGACGAACTTGCACAGATGGCATATGACGAATATGGGACCTCGGATCAAACGTCGGTTGAACCCGAGTACGAAAGGGTCGATCGCCTTCTCGAAAGCCAAGTAGCTCAGAACCGTCAGTATAAATCAGGGGCGAAGACCGTATTCCCGATCACGGAAGCAATACACTTGACCATTAACGAGGTGGCCAAATTGCCCAAGTCGAATGGTTTCTGGGGAGACTATTATCACGATTTCGTCGAACTCATGGCGGCCGAGAAATACAAACTCCTTTCTCTGTTGACCATCAATAGTTCCGGGCTGGAAAGCATTCAAAAGCAGGTCAATAAGAACACGAACAAGCTCGTGGAGCTTCGCACACGGCTTGCCAACGAATTTATTTCGATGCACGAGGTTTATCCCGTAGAAGTTAATGGTGAAATGATCGATATGACTACTAGGTTTGACGGCCAATCGGATTACGTCATTGCTCGAGGTGAATTAGATCGCGATGGTACCATGAACGGATACTGGCAGTACTTTTATAGAGATGGGGCTTTACTGTCTGAATCGCAGTTCATAGATGGCAAACCCGATGGCGATCTAATCTTCTATCGCAAGTATCACGACACCTTAAGGATCCAACATTTTGAGGACCAAGAATTGAATGGTGAATGGAAGGAATTCTACCCGAATGGAGTAATAAGTATATCTTCAATGTACAGGGATGGAAAAAAACACGGCCCTGAGAAAGAGTACTATCCAAACGGTTCTCTGCAAAGCGAAGTGGAAGCTGTTGACGGAACCTATGACGGAGAGGTCACAGAATACTTTGCATTCGGGCAGATCGAGTACATTTATGCGCGTGACATGGGAGTGTTTCAGGGAAAGTTTGAAGAGTTCTATGCCGACAGCTCGCTGTACCTCGAGTTCGATGTCACGGACAATTACATCAACGGCAAAAGACTTCAGTATGCGTATAACGGGCAGCTCGTTGATCAGCAGGTGTACATCGATGGAAAATCCAACGGACCTTTCACTACCTATTACTCGACCGGTGAAAAGCGTTCTGAAGGAAGAGCGGCCGATGATGAATACGAAGGCGTGATCGATAATTTTGATGTCTTTGGAAAATTGATCTCAAAAGAAAGCTATAGCGGCGGTGAGCAAGACGGCGTATCACAATACTTCCGAGGTGACGGCAGCCTGTATTGCAAACAGGAACACAAAGAAGGAGCATTACAAACCCTCGTGTTTTTCGATGAAAACGAAGAAGTCATAAATCGCTATAATACCGGACGACGACAAGTTGAGGTGAGTATTCTCGATGAAAATGGCGAAGTGATTTCCCAGGGATTATTTGAGAACGGAAAAAGAACGGGTACGTGGGAGTTCTTCGAAGATGGTGTCCTAAGCTCGATCGGAAATTACCGGGATGGCGAACTGGAAGGAGAATACATCGAGTACCACTCCAATGGAATGGTCGCTAGTCGGCACTCGAATTCAGAAGGTAGCGCTGAAGGTCCTGGATCGAAATATTACGTTCACGGAGTACTCGCCGATTCTGGATTGTATCGGGGCGGCGACAAACAGGGAGAGTGGAGGTCGTACTACCCCGATGGATCATTGAGCTCCGTGGGCTGGTACGAGGATGGCAAGGTTTACGGGTTCAATGAATCGTATTGGCCCAATGGGAATATTAAAGAAGAGTGGCTCTATGAAGAGGACCGCCTCAATGGATTGATCAGTTACGACACCTTGGGGAGCCCCATTGACACATCGAAATTATCCCATGGCGATGGATTGCTCACTGGATACTACTCGAATGGAAAGCCATCATTGGAATATGAAATAATAAATGGTGGCACGCATGGTAGGAGTGCAACTTACTACCCCAATGAACAAATTCAGCTCAAAGTTGATCAATTAAGCAATTCGAATCACGGAGCATTGACCTTTTACAATCCAATGGGTGAGATCGAGAGTACCGCTGAAAACGTTTTGGGCAGAAGGTCAGGAGAGCGAATCACTTATTACCCTTCTAGAAAAGTCGAAGAAACTGCAACCTATTTAGACAATGTTGTACACGGCCCCACTACTGAATACCACTCCAATGGTCAAGAGTTCAGAACGAGAAACTTCGTTTTAGGAAGACCACATGGTGAAAATACATGGTATGCGCCAACCGGAGAGATCATGTATATAAAGCATTACTACGAAGGCGTATTTGTTGGCTATCAGTACGAAAAGAGTCCTGGGGTATTGAGCGATACAATTTGGATGGAAAACGAATCGGGAAAAGTAGTTTGTTACTATGCCAACAGTCAAGTATCTCTTGAATCGGAGTACAAATTCGGCAGCAACGTGGGAGAGATCAAAGCTTACCATCCCGACGGGTCATTGATGTACAGCAAAAAATGCGATGGATATGGCCTGTGGCAGGGAGTTTCAGAAGATTACTACCCGAACGGAAATATCCGAATGCGCAAAAACTACAAGGACGGTGTCGAGCATGGTCTAATCGAATTCTTTTACGAGAACGGGCAACCCTATATCAAGCGCACTGAATACTATGGTTATACCCACGGCGAAAAAATCTACTACGATATGCAAGGTAATAAGGTGATCACGTTGTACTTTGTAATGAATGAAATCGTCGGATATGAGAATCACTAA